The stretch of DNA CCCTTGGTCTGGAAATGAGAGTGAGAGCAGTTTAGGCTGGTGTCTGGCAGCCCTGCCATAGGTGTCCCAGGAAAATTCAACTCCTCCATAATGAGATTTTGATGGGACACACATCcctaaaaataatgtaaaaaataagaaacaagaacCATTGCTTTCTACAGTGGTCCACTCAGTGGCCCCAGTGTTATTTACTGTACTGGCTTGGAAATGGGCAAATTCTGGAAACTATCCATCCCATGAAGATTTTCCCCTTCATATAATACAGGAAAGCGAAAAACCAGTTTGAATGGGTTGTGTTTATTCAAAATCATCTTGTGAGAGCCTTGGGAACTAAAAAGATGGTATGTATctgattttcatgtttttttttttttttttttgagacagagtctcactctgtcacccaggccggagtgcagtggcatgatctcggctcactgcaacatttaactcccggttcaaatgattcttctgcctcagcctccagaatagctgggactacaggtgcgtgccaccatgcccagctaatttttgtatttatttatttatgttttttgagacggagtctcgctctgttgcccaggctggagtgcagtggcgcagtctcagctcactgcaagctccgcctcccaggttcacgccattctcctgcctcagcctcccaagtagatgggactacaggcgcctgccaccatgcccggctaatttttttgtatttttagtagagatggggtttcaccgtgttaaccaagatggtcttgatctcctgatctcgtgatccgcccgcctcggcctcccaaagtgctgggattacaggtgtgagccaccgcgcccggcctaatttttgtatttttagtagagatggggtgtcaccatattggccaggctggtctcgaactcctgacctcgtgatccacccacctcgacctcccaaagtgctgggattacaggcgggcgccctgattttctctcctctcccctcccctctcctctcttctctctccctccctccctcccttccttcctttccttcctttccttttcttttcttttctctttcattttgagatggagtctcgcttgttctgttgcccaggatggagtgcagcagcgcaatctcggcccactgcaaactcctcctccccctctcgggttcttgccattctcctgcctcagcctcctgggtagctgggactacaggcacctgccaccacgcctggctaattttttttttttttttttttttttttttgtatttttagtagagacagggtttcactgtgttagccaggatggtctcaatcttctgacctcgtgatccacccgcctcggcctcccaaagtgctgggattacaggcgtgagccaccactcctggtccctgatttttcatttttaagagacagggtcttggtctgtcactcaGAGGggaggtacagtggcacaatcatagctcactgtaacctcaaactcctgggctcaagtgatcctcccatctcagtcttccgaagaagctgagatcacaggtgcatgctgccacgtccagctaatttgtttttttgtttgtttgtttttgttttgtagagatggggtctcacaggctgggcgcaatggctcacatctgtaaacccagcactttgggaggctgaagcgggcggatcacctgaggttgggagttcaagaccagcctgacaaatacagagaaaccccatctctactaaatatacaaaattagccgggtgtggtggcgcatacctgtaatcccagctactcaggaggctgaggcaggagaatcacttgaacccaggaggtggaggttgcagtgagccgagatcgcaccattgcactccagcatgggtaacgagagtgaaactccttcttaaaaaaaaaaaaaaaaaaaaaaaaaaaagagatggggtctcaccatgttgtccaggttagtctcaagctcctggcctcaagcaatcctgcctcagcctccccaagtgctaggattacaagtgtgaaccactgtgcctggcttctattttatttcataagtaaacttaaaaaattaaactgggACATCAGTTTGataaacttgaaagaaaaaataggccaggcgcagtggctcaagcctgtaatcccagcattttgtgaggctgaggcaggcagatcatgaggtcaggagttcgagaccagcctggccaatatggttaaacccccatctctactactagaaatacaaaaattagctgcgtgtggtggtgggtgcctgtaatcccagctactcaggaggctgaggcaggagaattgcttgaacctgggaggcagaggttgcagtgaactgagatcacaccactgcactctagcctgggtgacagagcaatattccgtctcaggggggaaaaaaaagaaagaaaaaatatatatgcttttaaatgttttatttctgataaCAAAAAATACGTATGTgttgcagaaattaaaaaaacttcAGCAAGATATAAATGGAAAGCCAAAGTCCCATATAAGCCCACTGCtcttcagaaataatacaagGTCTACAATATTATTAGTTTTAAGAAAGTGCCTGAAAAACAGGACAAGGGAAAAAGCACCCAGGAAGAAAAATGGCTTGTGAGCAGTGATGCTCTGGACATTTGCTAGTGCATGTCACCTCTTTCACTGTCAGGCTTATCATTTTCTCTGTTCACAAGAAGATTTAGGGTGTCCTGTAATATGTCTACTGATCAAAAAATGCAAACACTCTGACAGCGTTAAGtggctaaaaataaagaaaaaaatcctgaggCCTGAAAATGTATTGGTTATGTGTAGGGAATATTTTAAAGACCCAAAAATGTTGTTTGGAGTCATGCTGCCACAGCAAGTTTTATGAGAGCCCTTCTGCTACACAGTATTCCATAAGGAGGCCTGCCCGCCTTTCGCCAAGTACAGGCACCCTGCTCCAgatgcaccaccaccaccaggctGCTGCCTCAGCTCTCATCACCACCATTTTCACATTTCATTCCAACAAGTAAGGATGCACTTAATCCTTGTCATGGGCAGCGCCTGGTACCCAGCGTGCTGGACCTTCCCTCCCCTCGTGCCCATTGACCCCACCTCAGCAGGGCCTCTGACCCTAGGGTACTTGGCAGGCTTCAGGGACTTTCTGCTCTTGGCCAGCCCAAATGTCCTGTGATTTGTCTTTCTAGCTGAGACCAATAAATTAACTGTGGGCTGGTCAGAAGCCATCATCATCACTGCTATCAAAACCCAGGTCATAGAGCAAATTCTTTCCTGCCTCCTTGCATAGAGGGGTCTCTGAACATCCAAGATTGAGGTCACTGAACCAGCTCATCTGGTGGTCCCCCTGGGAACTGCTGGAAAGTAGCCTGTTGTCTTGGGAAGAGCATCTGCTGAACTGCAAGAGTCTTCCCTGCACTGCCCTTGCTGTCTTATTGGGCATGACTGTTCCTCCCAGAATAGGGCAGACTGGTTTTCTGGGGCTCCTGGGATATTGCAGATGCAGAGGCTGAGCATGGGGTTCCTGCTGCCCCAGGAAGGGCCTTTGTGGGACAGAAATTACAGGCTGAGGACTCTGATATTTGGAATTGAATTTACAGGTCTGGTTTGGGATTTGTTTTTGCTTCCTGGCTAGGAACCTGCCTCTGTGGGCCCTGTGGGCCTTCCTGGGCTGCTGCTTCTTGTCTTTCCCCTGCATTTCTTCAGTCCCATCTTTCTGTTTAGTCACCAAATGTTCACATGGGTCACACAAAAACATACTTTGGGCTTGATATTTTTGGCAGGCATTCTTAACGCTGGTTGAAAAGTTGTTTATCTCCAGTGATGTGAGCTGTGAGGCTCCTTGGGAAACCAGGTCCCTGTCACTAGGAATCTTATGGCCTTGGATGCTGGAACCACAGTTCTTGGCACCTGTTTTACTAACAGCCCAGTTCTTGCAGTTAGTCTGCACTGCCTTGTCCTTTACATGCCTATTTCTTTCATGGGACCCAAATGCTGGCAGTGCAGCCTCTTCTTGGAGAGCATCATTCTTTGCTCCTTCACCCCAGACACCAAATTCTCCAGGTTGTAGGGAACCCATACCAGGATTCCATGCAGCAGGGAAGGCCTGGGCCTGCCATAAAACTGGCTTCTCAAAGGTGTATTTTTCCTGCCCGGTGAGATTGAGGCTCTGGGCCAAAGGTGGTGACGTTTGAGAAGCGCTGTCTTTTATATGCCCAGGTACCGGAGGCACTGAGATCAAGCTCTTCAGCTCTGCTAGGACACTAGGCACATTCAGCTGGCCTAGCTGCTCACACAGCTGCTGGAATTCCTGACTCTGCTGAGCAACTAAAACTTCAAGGTGCTTCAGGTTGGACTTCATTTCTATAAACTCTGCTTGTCTCTGGGGAGAGAGGCAGTGAGAAAGACAGTGATGGACAGTGCAAGTCAGAAAGCACAATAAACATGAGAACAGACCACTGGATGTGACCGCAGAACCACGGCTTGCTCCCTGTAGGGAACCTCCCAGGGTAAGCAAAACTACACTCTGGAGTTGAACCCTTGGGGCCCACATCATGTCAAGGAACCTTGGGAAAGGAAGCTAGCCTATATGCTGGCCCCTTTCCAAGTGGCCTGTGTTGGCCTCTGGTCTTAGCTGAAAATATGCAACTTTAAAGGTTTctcagccgggtatggtggctcacacctgcaatccccagcactttgggaggctgaggcaggtggatcatgaggtcaagagattgagaccatcctggccaacatggtgaaaaactccgtctctactaaaaatacaaaaattagccaggcgtggtggtgcgcacctataagtcccagctactcgggaggctgaggcagaagaatcgctcgaacacgggaggtgaaagttgcagtgagccaagatcgtgctactgcacgacaaagcaagactctgtctcaaaaaaaaaaaaaaagtttctctctgGATCTGGTTACAAAGCCCAAAACACACTTGGAAAGAGGTTGGGGTTTACACTTACAGCTTCAGATCTTTTCTTCATCTCAAGGATGGCCTGCTCCATGTTGCTTTTGTCCTGGACTGCCTCAAACACCAGCTCATTCTGGGCCTGCACAGTCTCTTGTACTAAATACAAAACAATGACAATTTACCTCCTGAAGACTATGTATGCATCTGCCCAAACCACAGAACCACAGCAGTGAAAAGGGAGGAGCTGGATGCAGACCAGAGTGGTTCCTCCAggttctctttccctccctccttgaCAAGATCCTGGCTAGGGCAGACCTAACCTCAGCACCTGCTGGGGACTCTTGAGAATGGGGACTCTGAGACAACAGCACAAACCTCTGTGGCCTTCCTACTTGGCCCTGTCATCAGAGTGATCTTTGTAGAATGTAGGTATCATCATGCACCCTCTGAAACCTTCattgaaacatttcttttcttttcttttttttttttttttttttgagacagagactagctctgtcacctggactggagcgcagtgacacgatcttggttcactgcaacctccacttcccaggtttgagcgattctcctgcctcaactcccgagtagctgggattacacgtgtgtgccaccacacctggctaatttttgtacttttagtagagatggggtttcaccatgttggccaggctggtcttgaactcctgacctcaggtggtctgcccacctcggcctcccaaagtgctgggattacaggcgtgagccactgtgcccagcccattgaAACTTTCAATGGCACCCCACTGGCCACTGAACAAAATCTAAATCTTTAAATTGGCTAACAAGATCTGGGCTCACTTCTCTTTACCCATTTGTCCTCCTCCACATCTCTggactctgttttctctctcaccATTGGCCTTCGTGCAAAGTCTTCCCTTAGCTTCAAGTACCCTGCTTCTGTCCCTGTCATCCCCCCGACCCACCAATCGCCACCTTAGTCCAGCTAATTCCTATTCTTCCTTCTACTTTCAGCAGTAACCTCCACAGAAAATACCATTTCCACTCGGCTAGGGTGTTGCTTCTCTCTGCTGGTAGCACCGTGTATGTGCCCTACTATCATTTATTGCCCTCCATTTATTTATCCCATACTTAACACTTGGACCCAAATAGACTTGGGGACCTAGGTGCTAACTACATCAAGACTGATACTGATTTCCCTCTTTTACATAGTGAgattctgcacacacacacacacacacacacacatttaatgaCACAAATTGTGTTGCAATTTATTGCCATCCTCTTGCTAGACTACAGGTCATATGAAgatgcttttatatttattcaatgaatgtttAATGAGcatatactatgtgccaggcactatggaTATAATAGTTATCAAGACAGATAAAgctagccagcgtggtggctcacgcctgtaatcccggcactttgggaggccgaagcgggcagatcacctgaggtcaggagttcgaagccagcctagccaacatggcgaaatcctgtctctactaaaaatagaaaaatgagccaggcatggcggcaggtgcctgtagtcccagctactcggttggctgaggcacgagaattgcttgaacctgggaggtagaggttgcagtgagttgagatcccgccattgcactccagcctaggtgacagagcgagacttcatctaaaaaaaaaaaaaaaaaaaaaaaagacagacaaataaaGCCCTCTTGAAATTGCAATCTTAGGGAAAACAGGGAGTTAATGACTAATTATACAAATAACTATAAATGTAATAACTGGTCTAAAGGAAAAGTATATTGTGCTTGAGACCATGTAACATGTAGACTTAGTCACTCTCAGGGGTAAGATTTCCCTAAGAAACTGTTATTTAGCTGAGTTATCATAAAACTGTAAGGGAAAGAATATTACCAACAGAAGAAAAAGCATGTTCCAAACAGGAATTGAGATCAGCATGGCTGAAACATGGTGAGCAAGGGGTCCAGGAGCAGGCCACAGCTGAGGGGAGGCAGGTCACAGCTACACAGAGGGGTGTATGGGCCATGGCAAGATTGGTgggcttcattcttttttcttttttatttgagacacaatctcattgtcacctagctggagtgcagtggcatgatctcagctcactgcaacctctgcccccgggttcaagcagttctccagagcctcagcctccggagtagctaggattacaggcatgcactaccatgcccagctattaattgtattttaatagagacggggttttgccatgttgcccaggctggtctcgacctcctgacctcaggtgatccacctgcttcagcctcccaaagtgctgggattacaggcatgagccaccatgcctggccgagatATACACCTTTATCTGAAAGTTTAttgtcagacactgtgctaggagCATGGGAAACAATTTTGAACAAAACTGTCTACctacatgaaattttttttttttttttgagaccgagtctcgttctgttgtgaggctggagtgcagtagcgcaatctcggctcactgcaacctctgcctccaggttcaagtgattctcctgcctcagcctcccaagtagctgggactttaggtgcgtgccaccacgtccagctaatttttgtatttttagcagagctgtgattcaccatgttggccaggatgatctcgatctcgaCCCCACGATCCAccggcttcggcctcccaaagagctgagattacaggcatgaaccaccacactcagccgaATTCTA from Piliocolobus tephrosceles isolate RC106 chromosome 2, ASM277652v3, whole genome shotgun sequence encodes:
- the CCDC36 gene encoding interactor of HORMAD1 protein 1 — its product is MNFNVWNIKEMLSIPSGSGNKKLSNWNNNQNDYSSLSDSQFLFGSQFCPENSETLSAPLDFGAHLRHSKQSQQNSLEGEPSIFAKYQTKPQLFGGDIKDGGLFPPPLSAGKSKGLLEQFEEKKKRAKDKCDSETLYTFVSNVRESIHRLQTSVEKSEEHLSSRSQSILDSLETVAKTLQETVQAQNELVFEAVQDKSNMEQAILEMKKRSEARQAEFIEMKSNLKHLEVLVAQQSQEFQQLCEQLGQLNVPSVLAELKSLISVPPVPGHIKDSASQTSPPLAQSLNLTGQEKYTFEKPVLWQAQAFPAAWNPGMGSLQPGEFGVWGEGAKNDALQEEAALPAFGSHERNRHVKDKAVQTNCKNWAVSKTGAKNCGSSIQGHKIPSDRDLVSQGASQLTSLEINNFSTSVKNACQKYQAQSMFLCDPCEHLVTKQKDGTEEMQGKDKKQQPRKAHRAHRGRFLARKQKQIPNQTCKFNSKYQSPQPVISVPQRPFLGQQEPHAQPLHLQYPRSPRKPVCPILGGTVMPNKTARAVQGRLLQFSRCSSQDNRLLSSSSQGDHQMSWFSDLNLGCSETPLCKEAGKNLLYDLGFDSSDDDGF